Proteins from a genomic interval of Terriglobales bacterium:
- a CDS encoding TlpA disulfide reductase family protein, whose translation MRRCSYLLLFAALVLGCDRGTEPALIGRPAPDFTVQDSDRKVTLRDHRGKVVVLNFWATWCPPCVEETPSLVAMQQRTRPKVEVIAVSVDVDEQAYRDFIRDYKMQDLVNVRDPQGKKSSGLYGTWKYPETYIIDENGVLRRKFIGPVDWTDPNILDYLNKL comes from the coding sequence GTGCGACGCTGCTCCTATCTGCTGCTGTTCGCGGCCCTGGTCCTGGGGTGCGACCGGGGCACCGAACCTGCCCTGATCGGCCGACCCGCCCCCGACTTCACCGTGCAGGACTCCGACCGCAAAGTGACGCTGCGCGACCACCGCGGCAAGGTGGTGGTGCTGAACTTCTGGGCCACCTGGTGCCCGCCCTGCGTCGAAGAGACACCGTCGCTGGTCGCCATGCAGCAGCGCACCCGCCCCAAGGTCGAGGTCATCGCGGTGAGCGTGGACGTGGACGAGCAGGCCTACCGCGACTTCATCCGCGACTACAAGATGCAGGACCTGGTCAACGTGCGCGACCCCCAGGGCAAGAAGAGCAGCGGCCTCTACGGCACCTGGAAGTATCCCGAAACCTACATCATCGACGAGAACGGCGTGCTGCGCCGCAAGTTCATCGGACCGGTGGACTGGACCGATCCCAACATCCTCGACTACCTGAACAAGCTCTAG